In Plasmodium malariae genome assembly, chromosome: 11, the following proteins share a genomic window:
- the PmUG01_11058200 gene encoding DNA helicase, putative, which yields MRSKYFFKKHRKNIKEKKTASNHLSYNIPISTSVYNTTILHKHEKIIKRRGGEIKDKVSNHLNKKQKKEQNDLHSFGPLELKKENTHLETKYAEAEGICLENSAKLFVKFKGGEIVRSSVEETTVRDITTFKEKERRNTPEEGVKIPKDPNTVKINKKDLQHKFQKIISAKLRFDDLMKKTKLTNKELCQHIRCTLCNGLTSVSKGKYGYFFTCKECNKRVSRGNIDKFLFNERDKKIFKNKKRICFEIENKDSYRIHFFGNIKYGSIFNKIISEIIKEVITDLRKIKRNKIKYRNIIKYIYKMNNNFDLNNSYFNQFIFSPYRKRENIYRLGTSHSCNFYNYSFNTVSYASLLRKYNYIKRKKPNEYMLFLYNTKFKDFIESKKKYSMKLYKNAIKRYVGAYLKNDFFDEVQYLPLTWKPRKDYIDSGIFPFHLSRDNKKRETFKRMNVNNNNYLSGCVFNLCSYQLLLHYFIYKLFHYCYIYEIPHTVFYFFRHAYKKCSNMYSINCSNKCNNYSCNKRSMHNFFLKNKYIDVIAQTYGKYRFQLNEITRKQNALHRREKHLRVTDIEDKNLLRTKEEDQLHEEEKVITNLYNAEELYNNSYIFNRAELKIEILKHYYAKKKRKIKKNISKEIKKICLEQIKKKLPIRIQNVIAPYQLETIYFFKKKNGRILIADEMGLGKTLQSIAIFYFFNLYPTLIVAPSSLKINWLSEIEKFINFFDTSKILVISSSNDFPKLIENYKVVIVSFNIFKKLYNLLRTIKFKLLIVDESHYIRTVHYGKQSQFAKMMKRKIKSTSKVIFLSGTPSINRPINIFHQIKYLINNNKIFCKNKYVFGEEFCKKYFYRGEKIYEENLRSWEFNLFLKKTVIIRRNISNIFKNNFPHLKRFFIYLPNDIWEKSIKDYRNDNQSFIVYNKITDKEYDPKKEKNDEQFENGEISQHYKNDILMGKRNRQVLNEMFRVDIKSKKEEEGLSKVVNAVEYIEKLFPGKKKIIFCYHLVVCKCIEEEVLKIIKKKKEKEKINIDYVVLNGCLTEKEKLEKISYFQNNDNCYYGIFTICSVSHGLDFSFCNLCFFVELPVNFFHLQQCESRLFRKNQKLNTYIFYFLLKNGLGSDHKTWKRFTLCSHSTRSIIDGTNFSSKDLFYENFSNDMLPIINENRGVGTNRDELNLVRKYTSCNAPNVDGDNGDGNDNNDYKRSMRNSKESKTFQAENECEIVKVEISSDDETAKCEDYNKKNKKKRRYLFEINTLTNRIHTYNKNKKTNFPIEDLNNFKDNEKNGKSVKKYAKEFLQNYNKLNMNEKKLIEKKKCDINISLLKYLRANQNINKCLKFQRYIKNTTSKDNIYVKAYLENSFKGKFQVFYYQEYDEETNSLKCLYCKNYLHFTKNGILEENDILHYLNENSNTEIVEKFKNELNSIKLKKNSNIKKIIICNENDLFCAGNCRKLYFLKKSSCSIRRLIYERDKGVCNICRLDCQNLIKQIKNKKYFSVKEKIDYFIKMYPLFIENIEHLKNILQKPTDGYIWHVDHILPVFKGGGEASFDNLQTLCTFCHKKKTKDDVKNRRKRE from the exons ATGAGAAGTAAGTATTTCTTCAAAAAACACaggaaaaacataaaagagaaaaaaacaGCTAGTAATCATTTGAGCTATAATATTCCTATAAGCACGAGTGTATACAATACCACGATCTTACACAAACAtgaaaagataataaaaaggagGGGAGGGGAAATAAAGGACAAGGTATCTAATCACTTGAACAAGAAACAGAAGAAGGAGCAAAATGACTTACATTCTTTTGGCCCATTAGAGCTGAAGAAGGAAAATACTCATCTTGAAACAAAGTATGCTGAAGCAGAAGGCATTTGTTTAGAAAACTCTGCCAAGTTATTTGTCAAATTCAAAGGGGGTGAGATAGTACGAAGTAGTGTAGAGGAAACAACAGTGAGAGATATCACTACatttaaagaaaaggaaaggaGGAATACCCCTGAAGAAGGAGTCAAAATTCCGAAGGACCCGAACACAGTgaagataaataaaaaagatctACAGcataaatttcaaaaaattatatcagCAAAACTTCGATTTGATGACTTAATGAAAAAGACAAAGCTAACGAATAAGGAGTTATGTCAACATATAAGATGTACCTTGTGCAACGGTTTAACTAGCGTGAGTAAGGGAAAATATGGATATTTCTTCACATGTAAAGAGTGCAATAAGAGAGTGTCCAGAGGGAATATAGAtaaattcttatttaatgaaagagacaaaaaaattttcaaaaataaaaagaggaTATGTTttgaaatagaaaataaggATTCATAtcgtatacatttttttgggaacataaaatatggaagtattttcaataaaattattagcGAAATAATTAAAGAAGTAATTACagatttaagaaaaattaaaaggaataaaattaaatacagaaatattattaagtatatttataaaatgaataacaaTTTTGATCTGAACAACAGTTACTTtaatcaatttattttttctccttatcggaaaagagaaaatatatatcgtCTCGGTACTTCCCATTCTTGCAATTTTTACAACTACTCTTTTAATACGGTTAGTTACGCCTCTCTCCTTAGGAagtacaattatataaagagaaaaaagccAAATGAATACATGCTTTTCTTATATAACACAAAATTTAAAGATTTTATCGAAtctaaaaagaaatattccATGAAGTTGTATAAAAATGCAATTAAGAGATATGTTGGtgcttatttaaaaaacgaCTTCTTTGATGAAGTACAATATTTACCATTGACCTGGAAACCCAGAAAAGACTATATAGATAGTGGTATATTTCCCTTCCATCTATCTAGggataataaaaagagaGAAACATTCAAAAGAATGAAtgttaacaataataattatctaTCGGGATGTGTATTCAATCTATGCTCCTATCagttattattacattatttcatttataaattatttcattactGCTATATTTATGAGATTCCTCATACcgtattctattttttccgACATGCCTACAAAAAGTGTAGTAACATGTATAGTATCAATTGTAGCAACAAGTGTAATAATTATTCCTGTAACAAACGTAgtatgcataattttttcttaaaaaataaatacatagaTGTTATTGCACAGACGTATGGAAAATACAGATTCCAGTTAAACGAAATTACGAGAAAGCAGAACGCACTACATAGAAGGGAAAAACATTTGAGGGTAACGGATATCGAGGACAAAAATTTGCTACGAACAAAGGAGGAAGATCAACTACATGAAGAGGAGAAAGTAATAAccaatttatataatgcggaagaattatataataattcttaCATTTTCAATAGAGCAGAATTGAAAATAGAAATACTGAAACACTATtatgctaaaaaaaaaagaaaaataaaaaaaaatatttcaaaagaaattaaaaaaatttgcctagagcaaataaaaaaaaaattacctaTTAGAATACAAAATGTTATTGCACCTTACCAATTAGAaaccatttatttttttaagaaaaaaaatggaagaattTTAATTGCCGATGAAATGGGACTAGGAAAAACTTTACAGTCTattgctattttttatttttttaatttataccCCACCTTAATTGTTGCTCCAtcttctttaaaaattaattggcTGTccgaaatagaaaaatttattaacttCTTTGACACCTCCAAAATTTTGGTCATATCGAGTTCTAACGACTTTCCGAAGCTGATTGAGAATTACAA AGTTGTCATCGTCTCCttcaacatttttaaaaagttgtaCAACCTGCTAAGGACTATCAAGTTTAAGCTGCTCATCGTCGATGAGAGCCACTATATAAGAACAGTACACTATGGAAAACAGAGCCAGTTCGCtaaaatgatgaaaagaaaaataaaaagtacgAGCAAAGTTATATTCTTGAGCGGAACACCATCAATTAACAGaccaataaatatatttcatcaaATTAAATACTtgattaataataataaaatattttgcaaaaataaatatgtgttTGGAGAAGAATtctgtaaaaaatatttttataggggagaaaaaatatatgaagagAATTTAAGATCTTGGGAATTCAacttgtttttaaaaaaaacagtaaTTATAAGAAGAAacatttcaaatatttttaaaaataatttcccACATTTGAAAAGATTTTTCATATACTTGCCAAATGATATATGGGAAAAATCGATAAAAGATTATAGAAATGATAATCAGAGTTTTATCGTATATAATAAGATAACCGACAAAGAATATGAtccaaaaaaagaaaaaaatgatgaacaGTTCGAAAATGGGGAAATATCTCAACACtacaaaaatgatatattgaTGGGAAAAAGGAATAGACAAGTACTCAACGAAATGTTTCGTGTTGATATCAAAtcgaaaaaagaagaggaaggATTGTCCAAAGTTGTAAACGCAGTggaatatattgaaaaactATTTcctgggaaaaaaaaaattattttttgttatcacCTTGTTGTGTGCAAATGTATAGAAGAAGAAGtacttaaaataattaaaaagaaaaaggaaaaagaaaaaataaacatagaTTATGTTGTATTAAATGGGTGTTTAACCGAAAAAGAGAAACTAGAAAAAATTAGCTACTTTCAAAATAACGACAACTGCTACTATGGCATCTTTACTATATGCTCCGTTAGTCATGGATTAGATTTCAGTTTTTgcaatttatgttttttcgtAGAATTGCCAGTGAACTTTTTTCATCTTCAACAATGTGAAAGTAggttatttagaaaaaatcaaaaattaaatacatacattttttattttttattgaaaaatgGATTAGGTAGCGATCATAAAACATGGAAGAGGTTTACCCTTTGTTCTCATAGCACTCGCTCCATAATTGATGGAACAAATTTTAGCAGTAAAGATCtcttttatgaaaatttttctaACGATATGCTTCCTATAATTAACGAGAATAGGGGGGTTGGCACAAATAGAGATGAGCTAAACCTGGTTAGAAAATATACTAGCTGTAATGCTCCCAATGTTGATGGTGACAATGGCGAtggtaatgataataatgattaTAAGAGGTCAATGAGAAACAGCAAGGAGAGCAAAACATTCCAAGCAGAAAATGAATGCGAAATTGTAAAAGTCGAAATATCCTCAGATGATGAAACTGCAAAGTGTGAGGACTACaacaaaaagaacaaaaagaaaagaaggtACTTGTTCGAAATAAACACACTTACGAACAgaatacacacatataataaaaacaaaaaaacaaacttTCCTATCGAAGATctgaataattttaaagataatgaaaaaaatggaaagagTGTAAAAAAATACGCAAAGGAATTTCTTCAAAATTAcaacaaattaaatatgaatgaaaaaaaattaattgaaaagaaaaaatgtgatattaatatatctctacttaaatatttaagagcaaatcaaaatataaataaatgcttaaaatttcaaagatatataaaaaacactACTTCAAAAgacaatatatatgtaaaagcATATCTTGAAAACAGTTTTAAAGGGAAATTTCAAGTCTTCTATTATCAAGAATATGATGAAGAAACCAATAGCTTGAAATGTTTGTactgtaaaaattatttgcatTTCACAAAAAATGGTATACTCGAGGAGAACGatattcttcattatttaaacGAAAATTCGAACACAGAAATTGtcgaaaaatttaaaaacgaattaaatagtattaaattaaaaaaaaattcgaatatcaaaaaaattattatatgtaatgaaaatgatttattttgtGCAGGAAATTgcagaaaattatattttttaaaaaaaagttcatgTAGCATAAGAAGGTTAATATATGAAAGAGATAAAGGTGTTTGCAATATCTGTAGGCTGGATTgtcaaaatttaattaagcaaattaaaaacaaaaaatatttttcagttaaagaaaaaatagattattttattaaaatgtatcctttatttattgaaaacattgagcatttaaaaaacatactTCAAAAACCAACAGATGGTTACATTTGGCATGTAGATCATATCTTACCTGTTTTTAAAGGAGGAGGGGAAGCCTCTTTTGACAATTTACAAACTTTGTGTACATTTtgtcataaaaaaaaaacaaaagatgACGTAAAAAATAGACGCAAGAGAGAATAG